Proteins found in one Primulina eburnea isolate SZY01 chromosome 16, ASM2296580v1, whole genome shotgun sequence genomic segment:
- the LOC140816698 gene encoding protein RESPONSE TO ABA AND SALT 1-like yields MSLPTRSLESSNSLDAQSFELFFQHWLINQERYLQQLVRIIECGNDEENDIRCNGLIQEVMAHLNQYYEAKERVARENVFLVFTPTWFSSFERTYLWIGGFRPGLAIRIVINNVLDLTGDQSERINALMAQVKELEKELTEELARVQAGLVSPSLVELARPTGRPRNGEEANADSAIEHLAAYMEGLLQCADFLRKRTIVKLVETLKPAQTIRFLAAAINLQLRIRSWGMQRDAPNHLV; encoded by the exons ATGTCTCTCCCAACACGTTCTCTTGAATCATCAAACAGCTTAGATGCTCAATCATTCGAGCTGTTTTTCCAGCATTGGTTGATCAATCAAGAACGTTATCTCCAACAACTTGTTCGAATAATCGAATGCGGAAATGATGAAGAAAACGATATTCGGTGTAATGGACTCATCCAAGAAGTCATGGCTCATTTGAATCAATATTATGAAGCCAAGGAAAGAGTTGCGCGGGAGAATGTTTTCTTGGTGTTCACACCGACTTGGTTTAGCTCCTTCGAGAGAACCTATCTGTGGATCGGTGGATTTAGGCCGGGATTGGCTATCCGGATTGTGATCAACAATGTGTTGGATTTGACAGGAGATCAATCTGAGAGGATAAATGCATTGATGGCACAAGTTAAAGAGTTGGAGAAAGAACTCACGGAAGAACTTGCTAGAGTTCAAGCAGGACTG GTGTCTCCATCATTGGTAGAATTGGCTAGGCCTACCGGAAGGCCACGTAACGGGGAAGAGGCTAACGCCGACTCGGCTATCGAACATTTAGCAGCTTACATGGAGGGTCTTCTACAATGTGCTGATTTCTTGAGGAAAAGAACTATCGTAAAGCTTGTGGAGACGCTTAAACCAGCTCAAACGATACGGTTCTTGGCGGCGGCTATCAATCTGCAGCTTAGGATTCGTAGCTGGGGGATGCAAAGAGATGCCCCAAACCATTTGGTTTAG
- the LOC140816780 gene encoding pentatricopeptide repeat-containing protein At1g19720 isoform X1, whose amino-acid sequence MECAVLPCKSTPLRIPEISRISQKISSRNARSVEDFELKQLCKQGRLGEAIASLDSIALSWSKVRHNTLSYLIQSCIHSRSLGLCSELYARVRKWLKQKPDPFLETMLVGMFAKCGSLDDAFNVFDEMAERNLYAWSAAIGACSREKMWGEVLDLFYSMMIEGEAFPDNFLFPKILQACGNCGDVETGRLIHAMIIKSGMRRELRVSNSILAVYAKCGWLSCAEKFFGRLEVNDIVSWNAIITGYCQMGKIDEALRFFKLMRKEGVEPGTITWNIMISSYSHAGKCDEAIEMMNEMESYGLVPDVFTWTSMISGLAQSNKGVGALHLFQKMLSSRVEPNGVTLMSAISACSALKDLRKGKEVHLLAIRLGFAKDVLVANSLVDMYSKSGKLRVARQVFDMISEKDVYSWNTMMGGYCQAGYCGVAHELFKRMQESSIQPNVITWNVMITGYIDNGDVDQAVDLFQKMEKDGGIIRDTASWNALITGFLHNGLKNRALQLFRKMQSFGIKPNSVTILSILPACANLVSVKKLKEIHGCTLRRNIDADGSVANSLIDTYSKSGMLKYAEVIFDGKSSKDIVTWNTMIASYFAHGRYIKSIELFEIMLQQQCRPNRGTLGSVISAYGQAKMVDEGSLVFSKMTENYQVLPSLDHYTAMVNLYGRSGMLDDALNLIKRMPIEPDVSIWSAFLAACRAHGNVKLAIYAGERLLELEPGNAFIHRVVVHLYNLIGISKDSSNIKASEIRKDSTESIYLSWVEDKNMVYTFTSGNLSQIVDKSLLSWIKGIELKTKASKYYDVLSIPEEEKKEINGVHSEKLALAFALIKSSQTSGSIRIIKNLRMCEQCHGFAKSVSVTHGCEIYLRDPKCLHHFKNGVCSCGDYW is encoded by the coding sequence ATGGAGTGCGCAGTTCTTCCATGTAAAAGTACACCTCTTAGAATCCCAGAAATTTCGCGAATTTCGCAAAAAATCTCTTCCAGAAACGCCCGTTCAGTGGAAGATTTCGAATTGAAGCAGCTTTGCAAGCAAGGCCGCCTCGGTGAAGCTATTGCCTCTTTGGATTCCATTGCGTTATCATGGTCGAAGGTACGACACAACACTTTATCATACTTGATTCAATCGTGCATTCATTCGCGTTCACTAGGCCTATGTTCCGAGCTGTATGCCCGTGTCAGGAAATGGCTAAAACAAAAACCTGACCCGTTTCTTGAAACCATGTTAGTTGGCATGTTTGCGAAGTGTGGTTCCCTGGATGATGCATTTAATGTATTTGATGAGATGGCTGAAAGGAATTTGTATGCTTGGTCTGCTGCCATTGGCGCCTGTTCAAGAGAGAAGATGTGGGGTGAGGTGTTGGACCTATTTTATTCGATGATGATTGAGGGTGAAGCGTTTCCTGATAATTTCTTGTTTCCCAAAATTTTACAGGCCTGTGGAAACTGTGGGGATGTTGAGACAGGGAGATTGATACATGCTATGATAATTAAAAGTGGGATGAGGAGAGAACTACGTGTGAGTAATTCGATTCTTGCTGTCTATGCGAAATGTGGATGGTTGAGCTGTGCTGAGAAGTTTTTCGGAAGATTAGAAGTGAATGATATAGTTTCTTGGAATGCAATAATTACAGGGTATTGCCAAATGGGAAAGATAGATGAGGCACTAAGATTTTTTAAATTGATGCGCAAAGAAGGTGTTGAGCCGGGGACAATCACTTGGAATATAATGATTTCAAGCTATAGTCATGCAGGAAAGTGTGATGAAGCGATTGAAATGATGAATGAGATGGAGAGTTATGGTCTCGTGCCCGATGTTTTTACATGGACTAGTATGATATCTGGACTTGCCCAGAGTAATAAGGGGGTGGGGGCATTACATTTGTTTCAGAAGATGCTTTCATCAAGAGTTGAACCAAATGGGGTTACTCTAATGAGTGCCATATCAGCATGTTCAGCTTTAAAGGATCTTAGGAAAGGAAAGGAAGTCCATTTACTTGCCATCAGGTTGGGATTTGCTAAAGATGTTCTTGTGGCGAATTCACTCGTTGACATGTATTCCAAGAGTGGAAAACTTCGGGTAGCTCGCCAGGTttttgatatgatatcagaAAAAGATGTGTATTCTTGGAACACAATGATGGGAGGATATTGCCAAGCTGGATACTGTGGTGTAGCTCATGAACTCTTTAAAAGAATGCAAGAATCAAGCATACAGCCCAATGTAATTACCTGGAATGTGATGATCACTGGTTACATTGATAATGGAGACGTGGATCAGGCCGTTGATCTTTTCCAGAAGATGGAAAAGGATGGGGGAATTATTCGGGACACTGCATCTTGGAATGCTCTTATTACTGGTTTCTTGCATAATGGCTTGAAAAATAGAGCACTGCAGTTATTCCGGAAAATGCAGTCTTTCGGTATCAAACCCAACTCAGTTACCATTTTGAGCATCTTGCCGGCATGTGCAAATTTGGTTTCCGTGAAAAAGTTGAAAGAGATCCATGGTTGTACTTTGCGGAGGAATATAGACGCTGATGGTTCGGTTGCGAATTCTCTCATAGACACTTACTCGAAATCAGGGATGTTGAAATACGCGGAAGTAATATTTGATGGAAAGTCGTCAAAAGATATTGTGACATGGAATACAATGATTGCTAGTTACTTTGCACATGGGCGTTACATCAAATCAATTGAGCTATTTGAAATAATGTTGCAACAGCAATGCAGACCTAACAGAGGCACATTAGGGAGTGTGATTTCTGCTTATGGTCAGGCCAAAATGGTTGATGAAGGGTCGCTTGTGTTTTCGAAGATGACCGAAAATTATCAGGTTTTACCAAGTTTAGACCATTACACGGCTATGGTAAATTTATATGGTCGTTCAGGGATGCTCGATGATGCGTTGAACTTAATCAAGAGAATGCCCATAGAGCCTGATGTCTCTATTTGGTCTGCTTTTTTAGCAGCCTGTCGGGCTCATGGGAATGTTAAGCTGGCAATTTATGCAGGAGAGCGGTTACTTGAACTTGAACCAGGAAATGCTTTCATTCACAGGGTAGTCGTACACCTATATAACTTAATAGGAATTTCCAAGGATTCTTCCAATATAAAAGCATCCGAAATTAGAAAAGATTCAACAGAATCAATATATCTGAGCTGGGTCGAAGATAAAAACATGGTTTATACGTTTACTTCTGGTAATCTTAGCCAAATTGTTGATAAATCTCTACTTTCTTGGATAAAAGGTATAGAATTAAAAACCAAGGCATCAAAATATTATGATGTGCTTAGCATTccggaagaagaaaaaaaagaaattaatgGAGTTCACAGTGAAAAGCTTGCATTAGCTTTTGCTCTCATCAAATCTTCTCAAACGTCTGGAAGTATAAGGATAATCAAGAACTTGAGGATGTGTGAGCAATGCCATGGTTTCGCAAAATCAGTTTCGGTAACACATGGGTGTGAAATATATTTAAGAGATCCAAAATGCTTGCACCATTTCAAAAACGGGGTCTGTTCGTGTGGCGATTACTGGTAG
- the LOC140816411 gene encoding zinc finger CCCH domain-containing protein 29-like, with protein MEPKFQENNRGIGRKNCSKLLELAATDDLAGFIHEVEELGCDIDEVSFWYGRSFGSKKMGSEERTPVMIASLYGSIEVLRYIIGSGKVDVNRACGLDGATALHCAAAGGSWTSVEVVEILIDATGDINAVVVEGKKPCDLIAPCVKSSSNSKRKVLEMLLKGFRVEASDDESQEGSKMPLGWKESVQKKEYPIDVPLPDISNGIYGSDEFRMYSFKVKPCSRAYSHDWTECPFVHPGENARRRDLRKFNYTCVPCPEFKKGGCMKGDSCEYAHGVFESWLHPAQYKTRLCKEEIACARKVCFFAHKPEELRPVYPSTGSAIPSPKSGSVNPLDVTNLSSLSPSVTCSSPMGGSTWQNKMNLLTPPALQLPGSRLRTTFSARDVDLEMEFLGLEQIRTQKQQRQQYVEEMASLSSPYPIIGHLKASNLDDVFGSHDSKLLSQLQALSPNINNTSGGCQLLHSPTSHQLRQNTSQLQASYPSNFSSSPVRKPSSFGFDSSAAVAAAMMNSRSAAFAKRSQSFIDRTGTSYQPSLLGSDNFVGQTSPKHLDWGSPNGKLDWGFNVEGANKLRKSASFGFHSNNAEPSAALTPSYVDEPDVSWVGSLVKDVPSGTVGLHSSAQHNGGFHDATPYWIDQMYIEQEQVQVVA; from the coding sequence ATGGAGCCCAAGTTTCAAGAGAATAACAGAGGGATTGGTCGTAAAAATTGCTCAAAGTTGCTCGAACTAGCTGCTACAGATGATTTGGCTGGTTTTATTCACGAGGTAGAAGAGTTGGGTTGTGATATTGATGAAGTTAGCTTTTGGTATGGTAGAAGCTTTGGTTCAAAGAAGATGGGTTCCGAGGAGAGAACACCGGTTATGATTGCTTCTTTGTATGGAAGCATAGAGGTTTTGAGGTATATTATTGGGTCTGGAAAAGTTGATGTCAATAGAGCATGTGGACTTGATGGCGCTACGGCCCTTCATTGTGCCGCTGCTGGGGGTTCATGGACGTCAGTCGAGGTTGTTGAGATTTTGATAGACGCCACAGGCGATATTAATGCTGTGGTTGTCGAAGGGAAGAAGCCATGTGATTTGATTGCGCCTTGTGTTAAGTCTTCAAGCAATTCGAAAAGGAAGGTTTTGGAGATGTTGTTGAAAGGATTCAGAGTTGAGGCTAGCGACGATGAGTCGCAAGAAGGGAGCAAAATGCCTTTAGGGTGGAAAGAAAGTGTTCAAAAGAAGGAGTATCCAATCGACGTGCCATTACCAGATATAAGCAACGGGATATATGGGAGTGATGAGTTTAGGATGTATAGTTTCAAGGTAAAACCATGCTCAAGGGCGTATTCTCATGACTGGACGGAGTGTCCTTTTGTCCACCCGGGTGAGAATGCCAGGCGGCGTGATCTGAGAAAGTTTAACTACACTTGTGTCCCATGCCCTGAGTTCAAGAAAGGAGGCTGCATGAAGGGCGACTCGTGTGAATATGCTCATGGAGTTTTTGAATCTTGGCTACATCCTGCTCAATATAAGACTCGCCTTTGCAAGGAAGAGATAGCTTGCGCGAGGAAAGTGTGCTTCTTTGCCCACAAACCTGAAGAATTGCGTCCCGTGTATCCTTCTACTGGTTCAGCAATACCTTCTCCCAAGTCTGGTTCTGTTAATCCATTGGATGTGACAAACTTGAGCTCATTGTCGCCTTCTGTGACTTGCTCATCTCCAATGGGTGGAAGCACGTGGCAGAACAAGATGAATCTTTTAACACCTCCTGCTCTGCAGCTCCCCGGAAGCCGGCTCAGGACAACTTTCAGTGCACGAGACGTTGACTTGGAAATGGAATTTCTAGGATTGGAGCAAATCCGTACGCAGAAGCAGCAGCGGCAGCAGTATGTCGAGGAGATGGCTAGCTTGTCGTCTCCGTATCCAATAATTGGTCATCTAAAGGCTTCTAATCTCGACGACGTTTTTGGATCACACGACTCTAAGTTATTATCTCAGCTGCAGGCTCTCTCACCTAATATCAACAACACCAGCGGAGGCTGCCAACTGCTGCATTCGCCTACGAGTCACCAACTTCGCCAAAACACGAGCCAACTCCAAGCCAGCTACCCTTCGAACTTCTCATCGTCACCAGTAAGAAAGCCCTCTTCTTTTGGGTTCGACTCTTCTGCTGCAGTGGCTGCAGCAATGATGAATTCACGATCAGCTGCCTTCGCGAAACGCAGTCAAAGCTTTATTGACCGCACTGGAACCAGCTATCAACCCAGCCTTTTGGGTTCTGACAATTTCGTAGGCCAAACGTCACCAAAACATCTGGATTGGGGCTCGCCAAATGGGAAGTTAGACTGGGGATTCAATGTCGAGGGGGCGAACAAACTTAGAAAGTCTGCCTCCTTTGGTTTCCACAGCAACAATGCCGAGCCATCAGCAGCTCTGACTCCATCTTATGTAGATGAACCAGACGTTTCTTGGGTCGGTTCATTGGTGAAAGATGTTCCTTCTGGTACTGTCGGGCTACACAGTTCAGCTCAACACAACGGCGGATTTCACGATGCCACACCTTATTGGATCGATCAAATGTACATAGAGCAGGAGCAGGTGCAGGTGGTGGCTTGA
- the LOC140816780 gene encoding pentatricopeptide repeat-containing protein At1g19720 isoform X2 — translation MECAVLPCKSTPLRIPEISRISQKISSRNARSVEDFELKQLCKQGRLGEAIASLDSIALSWSKACGNCGDVETGRLIHAMIIKSGMRRELRVSNSILAVYAKCGWLSCAEKFFGRLEVNDIVSWNAIITGYCQMGKIDEALRFFKLMRKEGVEPGTITWNIMISSYSHAGKCDEAIEMMNEMESYGLVPDVFTWTSMISGLAQSNKGVGALHLFQKMLSSRVEPNGVTLMSAISACSALKDLRKGKEVHLLAIRLGFAKDVLVANSLVDMYSKSGKLRVARQVFDMISEKDVYSWNTMMGGYCQAGYCGVAHELFKRMQESSIQPNVITWNVMITGYIDNGDVDQAVDLFQKMEKDGGIIRDTASWNALITGFLHNGLKNRALQLFRKMQSFGIKPNSVTILSILPACANLVSVKKLKEIHGCTLRRNIDADGSVANSLIDTYSKSGMLKYAEVIFDGKSSKDIVTWNTMIASYFAHGRYIKSIELFEIMLQQQCRPNRGTLGSVISAYGQAKMVDEGSLVFSKMTENYQVLPSLDHYTAMVNLYGRSGMLDDALNLIKRMPIEPDVSIWSAFLAACRAHGNVKLAIYAGERLLELEPGNAFIHRVVVHLYNLIGISKDSSNIKASEIRKDSTESIYLSWVEDKNMVYTFTSGNLSQIVDKSLLSWIKGIELKTKASKYYDVLSIPEEEKKEINGVHSEKLALAFALIKSSQTSGSIRIIKNLRMCEQCHGFAKSVSVTHGCEIYLRDPKCLHHFKNGVCSCGDYW, via the exons ATGGAGTGCGCAGTTCTTCCATGTAAAAGTACACCTCTTAGAATCCCAGAAATTTCGCGAATTTCGCAAAAAATCTCTTCCAGAAACGCCCGTTCAGTGGAAGATTTCGAATTGAAGCAGCTTTGCAAGCAAGGCCGCCTCGGTGAAGCTATTGCCTCTTTGGATTCCATTGCGTTATCATGGTCGAAG GCCTGTGGAAACTGTGGGGATGTTGAGACAGGGAGATTGATACATGCTATGATAATTAAAAGTGGGATGAGGAGAGAACTACGTGTGAGTAATTCGATTCTTGCTGTCTATGCGAAATGTGGATGGTTGAGCTGTGCTGAGAAGTTTTTCGGAAGATTAGAAGTGAATGATATAGTTTCTTGGAATGCAATAATTACAGGGTATTGCCAAATGGGAAAGATAGATGAGGCACTAAGATTTTTTAAATTGATGCGCAAAGAAGGTGTTGAGCCGGGGACAATCACTTGGAATATAATGATTTCAAGCTATAGTCATGCAGGAAAGTGTGATGAAGCGATTGAAATGATGAATGAGATGGAGAGTTATGGTCTCGTGCCCGATGTTTTTACATGGACTAGTATGATATCTGGACTTGCCCAGAGTAATAAGGGGGTGGGGGCATTACATTTGTTTCAGAAGATGCTTTCATCAAGAGTTGAACCAAATGGGGTTACTCTAATGAGTGCCATATCAGCATGTTCAGCTTTAAAGGATCTTAGGAAAGGAAAGGAAGTCCATTTACTTGCCATCAGGTTGGGATTTGCTAAAGATGTTCTTGTGGCGAATTCACTCGTTGACATGTATTCCAAGAGTGGAAAACTTCGGGTAGCTCGCCAGGTttttgatatgatatcagaAAAAGATGTGTATTCTTGGAACACAATGATGGGAGGATATTGCCAAGCTGGATACTGTGGTGTAGCTCATGAACTCTTTAAAAGAATGCAAGAATCAAGCATACAGCCCAATGTAATTACCTGGAATGTGATGATCACTGGTTACATTGATAATGGAGACGTGGATCAGGCCGTTGATCTTTTCCAGAAGATGGAAAAGGATGGGGGAATTATTCGGGACACTGCATCTTGGAATGCTCTTATTACTGGTTTCTTGCATAATGGCTTGAAAAATAGAGCACTGCAGTTATTCCGGAAAATGCAGTCTTTCGGTATCAAACCCAACTCAGTTACCATTTTGAGCATCTTGCCGGCATGTGCAAATTTGGTTTCCGTGAAAAAGTTGAAAGAGATCCATGGTTGTACTTTGCGGAGGAATATAGACGCTGATGGTTCGGTTGCGAATTCTCTCATAGACACTTACTCGAAATCAGGGATGTTGAAATACGCGGAAGTAATATTTGATGGAAAGTCGTCAAAAGATATTGTGACATGGAATACAATGATTGCTAGTTACTTTGCACATGGGCGTTACATCAAATCAATTGAGCTATTTGAAATAATGTTGCAACAGCAATGCAGACCTAACAGAGGCACATTAGGGAGTGTGATTTCTGCTTATGGTCAGGCCAAAATGGTTGATGAAGGGTCGCTTGTGTTTTCGAAGATGACCGAAAATTATCAGGTTTTACCAAGTTTAGACCATTACACGGCTATGGTAAATTTATATGGTCGTTCAGGGATGCTCGATGATGCGTTGAACTTAATCAAGAGAATGCCCATAGAGCCTGATGTCTCTATTTGGTCTGCTTTTTTAGCAGCCTGTCGGGCTCATGGGAATGTTAAGCTGGCAATTTATGCAGGAGAGCGGTTACTTGAACTTGAACCAGGAAATGCTTTCATTCACAGGGTAGTCGTACACCTATATAACTTAATAGGAATTTCCAAGGATTCTTCCAATATAAAAGCATCCGAAATTAGAAAAGATTCAACAGAATCAATATATCTGAGCTGGGTCGAAGATAAAAACATGGTTTATACGTTTACTTCTGGTAATCTTAGCCAAATTGTTGATAAATCTCTACTTTCTTGGATAAAAGGTATAGAATTAAAAACCAAGGCATCAAAATATTATGATGTGCTTAGCATTccggaagaagaaaaaaaagaaattaatgGAGTTCACAGTGAAAAGCTTGCATTAGCTTTTGCTCTCATCAAATCTTCTCAAACGTCTGGAAGTATAAGGATAATCAAGAACTTGAGGATGTGTGAGCAATGCCATGGTTTCGCAAAATCAGTTTCGGTAACACATGGGTGTGAAATATATTTAAGAGATCCAAAATGCTTGCACCATTTCAAAAACGGGGTCTGTTCGTGTGGCGATTACTGGTAG
- the LOC140817313 gene encoding putative serine/threonine-protein kinase-like protein CCR3 — protein MTTAFTAVTAAATVIILIGVVSPPLRSAHALGGSGSTLAVVYGSGTTICSIVASQPIQRVQCWRDGQLLPLILPTTSFDAVAGGRHTLCGVRSGGFSLICWNSTFSPKRIYGSTTALLTSLTIGDTQICALTNVTETANAVCWRGNIVSSSGNLQFDVISSGLGFSCGVLKSNNRVLCWGSNIISSSIQSQFANSSMVNIQVGGRHACGINDSGFVICKGNNDSGQLNVPSNSAYQYRGLALGANHSCAIRRLNRTVVCWGGNNEQYSSNIADGVSFEFIVAGLNFTCGLTTSNFSVICWGAGWPDQFHSSGVELPLLKTLPGPCVDTSCPCNVYPESQTLCSGNGNICRPCDIPVLIPLVPSPEPPVIVIRSSRSRGIATGLLILVIVGSVGGIGSICTVIYCLWTGVCFGKKKIHNSVQPTIGVANGAQQSSSSPPSRSSTLRRQASIFMRRQRSGPSKHTDRGEEFLFSDLETATNYFSSENKIGEGSFGVVYKGKLHDGHEVAIKRSETGPKTKKFQEKESAFESEIAFLSRLHHKHLVRLVGYCDERDERLLVYEFMKNGALHYHLHGKNNIEKSSSIVNSWKMRIKIALDASRGVEYLHNYAVPPIIHRDIKSSNILLDANWTARVSDFGLSLMGPENDRDCKPIKAAGTVGYIDPEYYGLNVLTTKSDVYGLGVVLLELLTGKRAIFKNEEGSPISVVDYAVPVIIAGELAKILDSRVDPPEINESEAVELVAYTAMHCVHLEGKDRPTMTDIVVNLERALALCDDSHGSISSGQISIASD, from the coding sequence ATGACGACAGCCTTTACAGCCGTCACCGCCGCCGCTACCGTTATTATCCTTATCGGCGTTGTGTCCCCACCGCTGCGATCAGCTCATGCACTCGGCGGCTCTGGCTCCACACTTGCTGTGGTCTACGGCTCCGGCACCACTATCTGCAGCATAGTGGCGTCGCAGCCCATCCAGAGAGTCCAATGCTGGCGGGATGGCCAGCTTCTTCCGCTGATCCTACCAACCACCTCATTCGACGCCGTCGCTGGTGGTAGGCACACTCTTTGTGGCGTTCGCTCCGGCGGTTTTAGTCTTATATGCTGGAACTCCACCTTCAGTCCCAAGAGAATTTACGGCAGCACCACGGCTTTATTGACTTCTCTCACCATTGGTGACACTCAAATTTGCGCGTTAACAAATGTTACTGAAACAGCAAACGCAGTTTGCTGGCGGGGAAATATCGTTTCCTCGTCTGGGAATTTACAATTTGATGTAATTTCATCTGGGCTTGGATTTTCTTGTGGAGTTTTGAAGAGTAACAATCGGGTTCTTTGCTGGGGAAGTAATATTATTTCTTCTTCAATACAATCGCAATTTGCAAATTCTTCAATGGTGAACATTCAGGTTGGTGGAAGACATGCTTGTGGAATAAATGATTCAGGATTCGTTATCTGTAAAGGGAATAATGATAGTGGTCAATTGAATGTGCCCTCGAATTCTGCATACCAATACAGAGGCCTGGCTTTGGGCGCAAATCACAGTTGTGCAATCAGAAGATTGAATAGAACAGTTGTTTGTTGGGGTGGAAATAATGAACAATATTCAAGTAATATTGCTGACGGGGTCTCATTTGAATTTATAGTTGCAGGGTTGAATTTTACATGTGGATTAACAACTAGCAATTTTTCAGTGATTTGTTGGGGTGCTGGTTGGCCTGATCAGTTTCATTCTTCGGGGGTTGAACTGCCTTTGCTAAAAACTCTTCCAGGGCCATGTGTGGATACTTCTTGTCCTTGTAATGTATATCCTGAGTCTCAAACACTTTGTTCCGGAAATGGTAATATTTGTAGGCCTTGTGATATTCCTGTTTTGATTCCACTCGTTCCATCACCAGAACCACCAGTGATTGTTATTAGATCTTCCCGTTCTAGAGGGATTGCAACGGGTTTACTTATTCTCGTTATTGTTGGATCAGTTGGGGGGATTGGGAGCATTTGCACCGTGATTTATTGTTTGTGGACTGGAGTCTGTTTCGGCAAGAAGAAGATTCATAATTCTGTGCAGCCGACAATTGGTGTAGCTAATGGCGCTCAACAATCTAGTAGTAGTCCACCTTCTAGATCATCCACTCTTAGGCGCCAGGCCTCGATCTTTATGAGGCGCCAGAGGAGTGGACCTTCAAAACACACGGATAGGGGGGAGGAGTTCTTATTTTCTGATCTTGAAACTGCTACTAATTACTTTTCGTCGGAGAACAAGATTGGTGAAGGTAGTTTTGGGGTTGTTTACAAAGGGAAATTGCATGATGGCCATGAAGTTGCTATAAAAAGAAGTGAAACAGGGCCAAAAACaaagaaatttcaagaaaaagaGAGCGCATTTGAGTCTGAAATAGCATTCTTATCAAGGCTACACCACAAGCATTTGGTTAGGTTGGTTGGTTATTGTGATGAAAGGGATGAAAGACTGTTGGTTTATGAGTTTATGAAGAATGGGGCGCTTCACTATCATTTACATGGCAAGAACAACATTGAAAAGAGTAGTAGCATCGTGAATTCTTGGAAAATGAGGATCAAGATTGCACTAGATGCCTCTCGCGGGGTTGAGTATCTCCACAACTATGCAGTGCCACCCATTATTCATCGAGACATCAAGTCTTCAAACATATTACTTGACGCAAATTGGACAGCAAGAGTGTCTGATTTCGGATTATCTTTGATGGGGCCAGAAAATGACCGTGATTGTAAGCCAATAAAGGCTGCCGGCACAGTCGGATACATCGATCCCGAATATTATGGGTTGAATGTCTTAACAACGAAGAGTGATGTTTATGGTCTCGGGGTCGTGTTGTTGGAACTTTTGACCGGTAAGAGGGCTATATTCAAGAATGAAGAAGGTTCACCGATCAGCGTGGTGGATTATGCAGTGCCGGTGATTATTGCCGGAGAATTGGCCAAGATTTTGGATTCAAGAGTTGATCCACCAGAGATTAACGAGTCCGAGGCTGTGGAGCTGGTGGCTTACACGGCTATGCATTGTGTGCATTTGGAAGGAAAAGATAGGCCTACCATGACTGACATTGTTGTTAACTTGGAACGAGCATTGGCTCTGTGTGATGATAGCCACGGCAGCATTTCTAGTGGTCAGATCTCCATTGCTTCCGATTGA